The Musa acuminata AAA Group cultivar baxijiao chromosome BXJ1-8, Cavendish_Baxijiao_AAA, whole genome shotgun sequence genomic sequence ATATTGCCAGCATCATTTATAAACAAGTGTTCTCCACTTGAACCGATGTGCTGAATAGCATGTGATTCGACACCATTTGGCAGGTGCATTGGTATTGTTGTGTTGGTACCATAAGTTCCATGAGGAAGTCGTTCTGCCATTTCTTTCAGCTACAAAGGAAACCAAGAGAGAATAGGTGATCAAATTAAAAGCTGAAAAATAATAGGATAGTTTGAGCTTTATTTTAACGAAACAAATATCCTCACAGTTTCAAATGATAGCGTAAAAAGAAAATGTCAGCATGATCTAATTTGTAAGTTCTATTTGGTATCATTATGCCATGTAGAAGCCAGGCATGCAGCTTTATAATATAAACGAGATTATCTGGCATAATCTCATGTGTGTTGGAATCGCATAGGCATGCATAACTATTCCTCTCGAGAACAATATTGTATGCAAGCCACTCACAACAAGTGAGCTAGATTAGAACATGATACTGTACTATAAATTTCATTATGCCATGTATAAGCCAGGCATGCAGCTTCATAAGATAAATTTCACTAGTGTTATCTGGCATAATCTCATGTGTCTTGGAATCGCATAGGCACGCGTAGATATATTCCTCTTGAGAACAATATTGTATCCAAGCCACTCACAAGTGAGCTAGATTAGAACATGATACTGTACCATAAATCTATAAGGGAGTATAAGAAGACTTCACTGATGACTCTAGATAAAGCAAAATCCAGAATGTCTTGGATCACTGATTCAATGAAGAAAGAGCATACATTTACTTGGCTAAATTTACAATTCTCTTAGTTCATAACACATTATTTGGTGTAATCTTTTATTTTGTTAATACTTAAGAACAATACAAGTCCTTTCCTGAGAAAAAGGATACAACACAGAAATACTCTACAATAAAAGTACCTTCCAGAGAAAAGTGTATGATAAGGCTCTCTGACTAAGAATATTATTAATCTTTATCTCATCCAAAATGATCCATTCGATGAATcacattttttttttcctctactTAAATATATTCAGAAGAAAAAGATCGGAATCTATCTTGAAGAATTTAGTTCAAGTTGAAAAATACAGGAACTGAACAACACTTGGTTCTGGTTGTGGTTTTCTTTTGTGAGAAAAAAATCTGAACCAGATGAAATAGAATATTATATGTGAACAAATTGAAACATGGCATACTTTGTCCTGAAAAATGACGTGTAATATGGTCAATCGTGTTTAATGTCTAAAaatgtataatattttattttactatGAGGAGGTGAGTTCGTTAGGATTAGTGGTGCAAGGAGAGGTATTTTACTATGTCTAAAAAAGTAtattgaatctctctctctctctctctctctctctctctctctctctgttaccaTTAACCCCCAAGCCGCTTACGATGTGGGGCATGCCATTGCCGCTTGCTCATTGTCTGCCACCATGGCCCTCTACCTAttctcatcatcttcttctctttctcttctcctcctctcttacTTCTTGGTACCATGGCACATAATGtcataccatgtgtcggtatgccAATACACACGTGAGACTTTAAACCCTAGTCTTGCATAGCACTACAGTAGGAAAGGATCCATGCAAACAATACCAAATAGTTGGGTATTATGCCTTGTTGTCATTGTAATACAATATAATCCATACAAATATCATCTGAAGTAACAACGCATGTTTAGGAGTTATGACAATTGGAATTTGATTAAAGAAAGCAGCGACTCCAATAGTCTTTGTctagtttttgttttttgttttttactaTCAAGTTGATTTGGTTTTGTCAAGTTCTACAGATTATATATGTTTTATTTGTTTTTGAAACCAAACCAAACTGAATTCTATGCGTCCGAATTTGCTGGTGCatgcaaacaattgctgctctagGGTGGATGGTAATTTTAGGCAGTAAAGCACATCCCACATGACTCATTTCTTGTTGGTACTTTGTACCGGTGGACCTAGATCAACGTGTTGCGTCAAGTGAAGTTGGTCCACAGCAAGGTTCGTCATACCGCAACATACCATTCAGTATGAGCGGTATATTTCTACAATGCAGCTTGTACTGAGCACTGGGAGTGGTGTCAATGGTTTCACTCTAGATCCATCTCTTGGGGAATTCAAACTGACCCATCCAAATATTAAGGTTTTCTGAATCTAATTTAATTGCTGATATATCAGAAGAAACTTTTATTTCTGTCATACCGCAACATACCGTTCAGTATGGACGGTACATTGATATGTCCCATCATACTGTATGTTGGTATGTCAGTATGACTCAATACGTATTGTACCGACAACCGGTTAGTACACTGGTACGGACCGATAAAGTTAACCATGGTCCGCAGGATGGGTTTTGTTAAAACCAACATTTTAGACTGTATGACTGGTAGACCAAGCAGTATACTGAACCATACTGCTTTGTATTGTTGCATGTTAAAACCAACGGATGTTTCAATTCTGATTCTTGATCAGTATGAATGTATCAGTCCTACTGGTGGTTAAAACCTTGGTCATAACCAGTTTTattactttagaaataaatgaGCCAACAAATACCAAATGAGTAATCTTTCCTTCTGTAGAAGTTAGGTAGGTAGAAATTTTAAATGAGGCTTCTTAGAAGGTGAATCATACATCACAGTTATCAGCTCAAGGGGCTCATAGGGGTTCCTCGATTATCATAATCCTTATGGAGCATCTAATTAAAGAAAGGCATATTGGGTTCAACTGGAATGACCTTGCAGTTTAAACTGTTTAACCATAAATTAGCATAGCCTTGCTGCTGCATTTTGCAGATAGCTACTCTTGTTGAGGATTTTAAACATAAAGAACCAAGTTAGCTAATGAAGGAAATTTCAATGGAAAGTTCACCTGTGCAGTTAGTGATTTTATAACTTCTTTGGCAGCTTTGGATTTTGTTGATTCCTCAGCAGCAACTGTCATGGcttcttttgctttcttttcaGCCTTCTGCAACTCAAAGTCTTGGCGTTCACATCGTTGTCGTAGACTATCAACCTAGttagcatgcatcaaaatatgtaAGCAATTGGCAGGTAAATGATGCTCTAAATTATAAGGGAATGATATACCTCAGAACGTAATTTTAGAAGTTCTTGGTTAAGAAGATCATTTGTTTTCTTCAAACTATCAGAAATGTTTTTGGTAAAAGAAAGACCAGACGTTGTGGGAGTAGGTGTTGTGGAGCGTGGAGGACTCGATTTTCTTGAAAAAGGTGAAACAGCTCTGGAGCGATTTGCAGAGTTAGCTCCTGTTGTTTGGACAGGTTTAGAAACTGCTTGAAGCATATCAATTCCACCAGGGAAAGCAAGACTCTTCAGCGGTGAAACTGAAGAACCTTTAGGATTTTGAGTCATATACATAAAATTGGTATTCTTCCCATTCTTGGCAGTCTTTATATCCAAACTCTTGATCAACTCCAAATTTCTGGATAGAGAAGCCTTGGGTAAGGTATCCACTTTATCAAACTTGTCTTTGCTTTCAGTGGAAATCCAGGGTTTAGCATTTTTCTTGTTATTAACTCCACCAGGCTCCAATCCACTATTCAGTTTCACATAACATGAATCACATACACGATAAGGTTTTCCAGGATTAGGAGATAGTGCTGCTCTCAAGGCCTTTCTTGAACTGCATTGATGACAGTGTACAAGCCCACAGTTGTAGCAATTGTGCTTCTTTCTAGTGAATCCAAATGCCTGTCTACATGCTGAGCACTGGGATTGCTCTGCACCAGATATCCACTTATGCTGGCATATGGCAGCTGTGAAGTTCGACCCACAAGATATTTGTTTGACTGGTCTATCTTTTAAAGCTTCAACAAGTGTAGGTGTTTTACGATCTTCAAAGTCGCCGTGGCCCAATCTTCCATTGGCTCCTTTTCCCCATGTATAAACTTCTCCTCTGGTTGTCAAAACTGCAATGTGATATGAACCACAAGCAACCTCTCCCACAGGTTCGCCAGCAAGTTTGTCTTCGACCATGCATGGAAGCTTTCCATCAGAGCAGGGATTACCAAGTTGACCATATACATTACTTCCCATGGTAAAAACCTGTCCTGAAGTGGTCAACCCAATTGTGAGGCTATGGCCACAAGCCAACCTGTGAAAATTGTAATCAATCAATGAAGGAACGCAGGTAGGTTTAAGTCGTGCTACCTTATCACCATGGCCAAGGCGATACTTGTCCCCATCACCCCAAGTGAATAGTTTTCCAGATGAAGCACTAGACTGTGTCACCATAACCTCAACAACAGCAGCAGTGTGCCAAACCCCACATGAAACAGCAATTGTCTTCAAACCCGCCAATGATTCCACTTCCCTTGGGTATAATACAGTTTCTCTGTTTCCATGCCCTAATACACCAAATGTTCCATCACCAAATGTAAATAACTGCCCAGCTGTAGTGACTATAGCTGTGTGCCAAACACCACAAGAAACGTAAGAAACCTGAAGCCCTTCTAAAGGTCCTGAAACTCTTTTAGGCATCCAATGACTCACATTTGTCCCATGACCAAGAAGCCCTGCATTATGTGCGCCATCTCCCCAAGTATAGAGTTCACCGGTTGCAGTGACAGCACAGGTATGGAACTCCCCACAAGCAACATAATCAACATTGAAGGTAGACAGAGATTCAAGTAAACGAGGGTGAATAATATCCATGCCAACTCCATGACCAAGTCGTCCTCCAGATTCTTCACCCCATGTGAATAATTCTCCCTGTCTGGTAACAAGAGCCGCATGTCTAACACCGCAAGCTACATGATGCACATCCAAAACTACATTAGATTCTATTGGCTTGGGTAGGAGGATGTCAGACCTTGCACTGGAGGGACTGCTATTTTTATCAGCACTAATCCTGGTGGAAGTATCACAAATGACTTCACCCCACACATAAACATCACCAGCAGCATCAAAGTCATCCTGTGCAGAACCATGACTAGATGTGCTAGGGACACTAGAAATACTGACCCTAAAACCATCTGAAGAAACTCCTTTGACATGCATATTTGTCGCATCTGATATATCTGAGGTAACAGAGTACTCAAAAGAGAGATTTTTTGGTATGCTACTTGACGTTAGCCTGCTCTCGGAGGAATCTAAAGTGGAGCCAATAGACTGGTCACTTATACTGTTTGATGCAGATCCTCGACTAtcctgaaatcaatttccatgtAACAAAAGTATGAGGAACATAATGCAAATAAAATATACAGAAGAAATACAATAAAAGAGATGAAAGAAACTGCAGTACAGACCAAATCAAGCAAACCATAGGACGGTCTTTTGAAGCATCAACAATATActaaaatttttagcaagaatggagCATAGGAAAAAAATCCAGTCTGCCGCAATATTTTAAAGCATTGGAATCATTTGCGTGATGGCTGTTGTTTCTCAGAGAGACAAACTAACTTGCAAATCGATGAACACATAATGCCACCAAAAAAAATTCCAAATATGACAGACAAGTATCTGCAGGAGAAAAAATTCCAGGTATAAAGCACATGATGCAACCAACAAAAATGGAGAAATGTTGATTGAATAGGTCATGTCAAACTGCTCccataatgatatttttttcaacccACTAATTCAAGCATGAGTATAACATTATCTAAATAAAATAATGGATCTAAAAGCCCAGGTCCAAGCAGCTACCACATTAACATTCTTATGAAACTAAAGTTCTTCCAAAGGCAGAAGCAAATTCCTCGACTGTTAAATGTGGCCTGTGAATGACTCTAAACCAGTTTTGTGTTTTCCGTTTGCAATTTTCAAGTTAGAATCCTTCTATAATGGGAACTTAAGAAGAAAATAACACACTAAAATGTATACATTCTGAATATATCAACTCTAATACCAACATTACTTCTCCGAAGGGCAGAATAACATTACTCATGTACGAAGTGAAAGAGGTTAATATATAATAAGAGTGTTTCTCTCTATATACAAGTACATTGGTGTGCCAGATCTAAGATGTTACCCACAAGGTAATGACATGAAGTTCACATACATTCGCATGATACATGGGATTCAAATGCATAATTTGGTGGAAGTATTATTATCGTGTCAatcaaggtttgtaatttcgtactgtgtgtgtgtgtgtgtgtgtgtataagttaaaaaataaaaaaaggggcgACGTCGCGTCGTTTCTTCTTCCCGAGTGGGGTGAAGAAAACCTCGAAGCCTCGACAACGTcaccgaggtttcttctccccacaccaATGCTTCTTCTCCCCGCGCAAATTAGGAGAAGTAGCCGACGACGgcaaggcctcgtcgcctcagacgaggaggaggcaACATCTCATCTGCGGTGTCCGACGAGGGCAGGAGGcgatggatcgggatcgtcgagggagagcggaaCCAGATCTCCAGggtctcctttttcttctccctcttcttccttctccctcggttaataccgcccgatagcgagcgacaacggtcgaaatcgatcgtcACCGACCAATTTCGAGTGATAACGGGgaggaaacaaccccaatcgacggtaccaccCAGTAGTGGGCGGTCCGCATACTGATCTATtggcggaccggtacataccgcccggtataggcggtatcattcgaaattagaaACCCTGATGTCAATGTCAACACATCACATGATTTTCTATTTACAATATGTTTATATTAAGAATCACACCGCAGGTAATTGCTGCGAAGAATAACAATGGTTGTCGTAAATCtttaatcatacaaacttgtagaATTAGGGTACACTATTTACTGGTTACGCAATCTCAAGGAGGGAATCAAACTTTAATTGTACCTATCGGTGGTGATAGATATTTATCAGTTTGACCAATTTGACCAAGGTATAGGCTGTTGTACCAAGGTATAGGCTGGTACCAGTCAGTTATGTATACCACTCACCATAATGGCAAAGCCTTGATCTCAAGTATAAGAAAAACATTAACTGGCTGGTTTTTGAAAATTATTCTTACTTTCAAGCGGTTGAACGGATTATAAACTATGCATACAGGAAATTGCCAAAAATCACCAGCATTAATTAATGTAAAACATGAGGTGTCAAGTTTAAGAAAATATATCTTGACAGTTTCTAGTCTATATATAATCCATGGTCTTGTTCCAATTTGCATAAAGTTGACTTATGACTCAAAATATAAGCCAGATAAGTGAAAATTCTTGACCTATTTTTACAGATATGTTAAACCATTTCAATTCCAGATTGAGTAAAACGATAAAATACGGGGAATCTGAGTGAAACAGAAAGCCAATTAAAGTTTAGCAGAACAAAGAAAAGAACTGACTGCTACAAAACCTAACCTCATGCAATGGATGCTTCAGAGGAGCAGCAACCTCAGTTTATAACATTAAGCACCTCAAACAAGTAAATTATGATTACCTATGTCAAGTAATCATGGCATATTCCTATTACATTGAGACATTTCAATTTAAACAAAACATGGTTACCAAAATATATTTGCTCAAGGCTATTCATGATGGAagacaaggaaaaaatattttgatggtTTCGGTAAACATGTACATCAGTATTAAGTCCTCCATTGTTCCATCCATCTATTTTGGAGCGTCCATATTGCCCGGTGGAAATCAATGCTTTGAGGCCTGAAAACCAAACCTCTGCCTCAACTTTATCCTTGCATATCTTGTTAAAAGTAAAGAGGGTCAAATTGTCAGGAAAAATAAGAACAAAGAACATACGACGAAACAAACGCTAGGAATGAATTTGATATACTAACCAGATCGAGAGACCTTTTTCCATCATTGTAGATAAGTGAAAAGGACAAGTAGTCCCTATCAGGGCGTAGATATCGTTGAAAAACAGGCTGAAGAAAGACAACTAGTCAGATAAATATAAACATTTTATCAAATTGCAAATAAGAAGCAGAATTCAGGTTGTAGAAACCAATAATATGATGTTAAAAAACATTGCGTGATCTCACAGTTCTTTGCCCTGGTACAATTCTCAAAACAGAAGCTAACTTCAGAGTTCTTTCTCCACCACCAGAAAACCAAATCAAAGTTGATTCATCCTGCATTAAAATCCAAAAAATCATTAGCAATTAGGTGCTCAACTGTTCGttcataataaatcatttaatTTCCCAGCACATATCTTTAGCATGAAGTTCAAATAACAAGATCTTAGAAAcacaccaaaaaaagaaaaggattctACCATCAAGGGATGACAAAAATGAGTCACAGCCATTCTATGAAGTCTGCTATAATGGACACCCATTCATAGTTAGTCTAATATGGGCATATGTGTCGCATCtcagatttataaaaatataataaattagtattttattattcataatttacagaagatactcatttttcttttaatccttGAATTCAAATTCCTATCTTTACAATAGCAAACATTTTATTAACTAGAGAAATGATCACATCTTCTTGGTGGGGCCATAAGTGACGAAAAAGTCTATTCCACCCAAGCCTCAGATCTATTATAAAGTAGTagattactctaaaaataaataaaagataaaaacatatcagcaaGCACATATACTAATAGGAACATCTGAAAAATCattaaaataatcttcaatattcgtgAAATATATaccaatatcaataatttaatatgaaatgataatatatcaattcattataaaacttatgcataaaaaaaacaatgataatttttatgtaataaataaaatcatacatcaaccACATGCAACATATACATAATAGTTAGATAACAAAGACGTACATCACATTTGATTGTGcactctcccaatagcggatgaagAGACATACTCCACAGGATGAATTCCTCCCAATGGCGGATGAAGAAAACTCATATCGcaatcccaacaacggatggagtggtatctctCACCCGCTCAAGTGGGGATGCATTCctctcaacagtgaatgaaggaaCTATCTAACCATCATGCTTGacgacccgctaatccccgaagggaatcgtcctacctgccctcggtagggatacataaacaaCCATGATAAttcatttatattcatccatTCATTCACATATGCATCCAAGAAATAGTATAATAAgatattatgagagaccatgcttgatgtatgatctgatagactatgttcattagtGGCTCCTCACTATGATGGACCCGTAGCTCTTTTCACAGGTTACACTTTCAATGTGGACCACTAGCATAGTCACACATATACTACATTGtaacaatcatatcaatatcataaacttaagaaagTA encodes the following:
- the LOC135586853 gene encoding PH, RCC1 and FYVE domains-containing protein 1-like, producing the protein MADLLGSANADRDIDKALIALKKGAQLLKYGRKGKPKFCPFRLSNDESTLIWFSGGGERTLKLASVLRIVPGQRTPVFQRYLRPDRDYLSFSLIYNDGKRSLDLICKDKVEAEVWFSGLKALISTGQYGRSKIDGWNNGGLNTDDSRGSASNSISDQSIGSTLDSSESRLTSSSIPKNLSFEYSVTSDISDATNMHVKGVSSDGFRVSISSVPSTSSHGSAQDDFDAAGDVYVWGEVICDTSTRISADKNSSPSSARSDILLPKPIESNVVLDVHHVACGVRHAALVTRQGELFTWGEESGGRLGHGVGMDIIHPRLLESLSTFNVDYVACGEFHTCAVTATGELYTWGDGAHNAGLLGHGTNVSHWMPKRVSGPLEGLQVSYVSCGVWHTAIVTTAGQLFTFGDGTFGVLGHGNRETVLYPREVESLAGLKTIAVSCGVWHTAAVVEVMVTQSSASSGKLFTWGDGDKYRLGHGDKVARLKPTCVPSLIDYNFHRLACGHSLTIGLTTSGQVFTMGSNVYGQLGNPCSDGKLPCMVEDKLAGEPVGEVACGSYHIAVLTTRGEVYTWGKGANGRLGHGDFEDRKTPTLVEALKDRPVKQISCGSNFTAAICQHKWISGAEQSQCSACRQAFGFTRKKHNCYNCGLVHCHQCSSRKALRAALSPNPGKPYRVCDSCYVKLNSGLEPGGVNNKKNAKPWISTESKDKFDKVDTLPKASLSRNLELIKSLDIKTAKNGKNTNFMYMTQNPKGSSVSPLKSLAFPGGIDMLQAVSKPVQTTGANSANRSRAVSPFSRKSSPPRSTTPTPTTSGLSFTKNISDSLKKTNDLLNQELLKLRSEVDSLRQRCERQDFELQKAEKKAKEAMTVAAEESTKSKAAKEVIKSLTAQLKEMAERLPHGTYGTNTTIPMHLPNGVESHAIQHIGSSGEHLFINDAGNIANMAPSRTGYLGQINENSGDNTSVREIYRPNETSAPPTPKIVNAKMEQNLNPQNAGQGEMWASSTRLKDIDSRTIASPQSHDDAVSAVRSPSELSNDVEAEWIEQFEPGVYITLVTLRDGTRDLKRVRFSRRRFGEQQAEAWWSENRERVYEKYNFRVPDRTSSAMLT